A single window of Gemmatimonadaceae bacterium DNA harbors:
- a CDS encoding Gfo/Idh/MocA family oxidoreductase has product MTRRLGIGFIGSGFNARFHMQAFRAVRDADIRGVFSPNKKNCASAAEYARALDVGEAAPVSCIADMVADPTVDAIWLTGPNHARIENVEEIVDAIERGKGELRGIACEKPLARNVAEAKRVNDLVKRVGLATGYLENQVFAPQVETGHALIWARGAATTGRPYLARAAEEHSGPHMPWFWRGELQGGGVLNDMMCHSALVIRHLLTKPGAPLASVKPTRVTAHIASLKWSRPHYTKQLAKRFGRDVNYADSPAEDFASLTVEFETDDGHTVIGEASTSWSFVGAGLRLSAELLGPEYSMSWNTLDSGLKLFFSREVPGKAGEDLVEKQNAEVGLMPVVANEAAAYGYEAEDRHFVRVFLGKEEPRLTFDDGLDVVKLLMTAYQSAEQGRTLVYPPRGIEKFVPAVAKGEWKPTKVSS; this is encoded by the coding sequence ATGACAAGAAGACTCGGTATCGGTTTCATCGGCAGCGGATTCAACGCACGCTTTCACATGCAGGCCTTCCGTGCGGTGCGCGATGCCGACATTCGTGGTGTCTTTAGCCCGAACAAGAAGAACTGCGCGTCGGCGGCCGAGTACGCGCGCGCACTGGATGTCGGCGAAGCGGCACCGGTCTCGTGCATCGCCGACATGGTCGCCGACCCGACGGTCGACGCCATCTGGCTGACCGGCCCGAATCACGCACGCATCGAGAACGTCGAAGAAATCGTCGATGCCATCGAGCGCGGTAAGGGAGAGTTGCGAGGCATCGCGTGCGAGAAGCCGCTGGCGCGCAACGTCGCCGAAGCAAAGCGCGTGAACGACCTGGTGAAGCGCGTCGGTTTGGCCACCGGCTACCTCGAGAATCAGGTGTTCGCGCCGCAGGTCGAAACGGGTCACGCGTTGATCTGGGCGCGCGGTGCAGCCACCACGGGCCGTCCATATCTCGCGCGCGCGGCCGAAGAGCACAGCGGACCGCACATGCCGTGGTTCTGGCGCGGCGAGCTGCAAGGCGGCGGCGTGCTCAACGACATGATGTGCCACTCGGCGCTCGTCATTCGGCATCTGCTCACGAAGCCCGGCGCGCCACTCGCGTCAGTGAAGCCCACTCGCGTCACCGCGCACATCGCGAGCCTCAAGTGGTCGCGCCCACACTACACGAAGCAACTCGCGAAGCGATTCGGCCGCGACGTGAACTACGCTGACAGTCCAGCCGAGGATTTCGCGAGTCTCACCGTGGAGTTCGAGACGGACGACGGCCACACCGTGATCGGCGAAGCATCGACGTCGTGGAGCTTCGTCGGCGCCGGGCTCAGATTGTCCGCCGAATTGCTCGGCCCCGAATACTCGATGTCGTGGAATACGCTCGACAGTGGGCTCAAACTCTTCTTCTCGCGCGAAGTGCCCGGCAAGGCGGGCGAAGATCTCGTCGAGAAGCAGAACGCCGAGGTGGGATTGATGCCCGTGGTCGCGAATGAAGCGGCCGCGTACGGCTACGAAGCCGAAGATCGGCATTTCGTTCGCGTGTTCCTTGGCAAGGAAGAGCCGAGGCTGACGTTCGACGATGGACTGGACGTTGTGAAGTTGTTGATGACGGCGTATCAGAGCGCCGAGCAGGGCAGGACGCTGGTGTATCCGCCGCGCGGGATCGAGAAGTTCGTCCCGGCGGTGGCAAAGGGGGAGTGGAAGCCAACAAAAGTGTCATCCTGA
- a CDS encoding insulinase family protein — MRVKVLSLAAVVTLQATPLLAQQQAGKSAPAYDNTLTIDPKTRAGVLPNGMHYFIRANSYPAKRAELRLAVNAGSIVEDDDQRGMAHVIEHMGFNGTTHFKKNELVNYLQSIGVRFGADLNAYTSFDETVYMLQVPTDTMRILEQGVTVLEDWAHGQLFDSTEVANERGVVVEEWRLGKGAFDRMRQQFWPVLFRGSRYADRWVVGTQESIMSSTPALLRRFYNDWYRPDQQAVIAVGDFDPAQMEALIKKHFSDIPAAKNPRTRPSFDVPANKEPLVTIATDKEATNTSVELIFKLSKQETRTVGDYRRMLMSRLFSSMLNSRFSELSQKPDAPFAQAFGGEGSFVRGLDVFDLNALTKNNDILKAADALVTETRRVDQYGFLKSELDRAKQNMLRNYERAYSERDKTQSAQIVSEYVSYFLEQEPVPGIEAEYAMVQQLLPTISLQDVNGLASKWITDENRVVIAEAPQKDGIKVPTQAELLAVIERASKTPIVAYTENVSSAPLVAKLPAPGKIVSTKLDKDVGITEWTLSNGARVLIKPTDFKADEIRFTAYSPGGSSLVPDADLMSASMASQLMFASGVGSFSRVDLQKKLAGKSVSLQPMIAGATEGFNGTASPKDLETLMQLAYLQFTAPRLDTAATTAMLNQLSAIFANRSASPEVAFSDTFQVTMQNNHPRAKLLNAQTLAEVNPQRAYSIFRDRFADASGFTFLFVGNVDTTALKPLVTQYLATLPSTNRKETWKDVGIRPPTGVVEKTVRKGTEPKSLTYVAFTGPIQFTDKERFDLQALTDVVRMKLIEVLREQMSGTYSPNIVSSSNKVPVPQYNIVAMFSSSPENVEPLTKALFTVVDSIQKHGPSQTDVDKVKEQMIRAHEVELKQNAYWVSSISARDQNGEDVAKALATYEANIKNLTAADIQRAAATFFNMKNYVRVVLVPETKPTP, encoded by the coding sequence ATGCGCGTTAAAGTTCTATCGCTGGCAGCGGTCGTCACGCTCCAGGCGACCCCGCTGCTCGCCCAGCAGCAAGCCGGCAAGTCGGCTCCCGCGTATGACAATACGCTCACGATCGATCCCAAGACTCGCGCGGGAGTGTTGCCGAACGGCATGCACTACTTCATCCGCGCCAACTCGTATCCGGCGAAGCGGGCTGAGCTGCGGCTGGCGGTGAATGCCGGCTCGATCGTCGAGGACGACGATCAGCGCGGCATGGCGCACGTGATCGAACACATGGGCTTCAACGGAACGACGCACTTCAAGAAGAATGAGCTGGTGAACTATCTGCAGTCGATCGGCGTTCGCTTCGGCGCCGATTTGAACGCGTATACCAGCTTCGACGAAACGGTGTACATGCTGCAGGTGCCCACCGACACGATGCGCATTCTCGAACAAGGCGTGACCGTGCTCGAGGACTGGGCGCACGGGCAACTGTTCGACTCGACCGAGGTCGCCAACGAGCGCGGCGTCGTCGTCGAAGAATGGCGGCTCGGCAAGGGAGCGTTCGACCGCATGCGCCAGCAGTTCTGGCCCGTGCTGTTCCGTGGGTCGCGCTACGCGGATCGCTGGGTCGTCGGGACGCAGGAAAGCATCATGTCGTCGACGCCGGCGCTGCTGCGCCGCTTCTACAACGACTGGTATCGTCCGGATCAGCAGGCGGTGATCGCCGTCGGCGACTTCGATCCCGCGCAGATGGAAGCGCTGATCAAGAAGCATTTCAGCGATATTCCGGCGGCGAAGAATCCGCGCACGCGACCCAGCTTCGACGTCCCCGCGAACAAGGAGCCCCTCGTCACGATCGCGACCGACAAGGAAGCGACGAATACGAGCGTCGAGCTCATCTTCAAGTTGTCGAAGCAGGAAACGAGAACCGTCGGCGACTACCGCCGCATGTTGATGAGCCGCCTCTTCTCGTCGATGCTGAATTCGCGCTTTAGCGAACTGTCACAGAAGCCCGACGCGCCGTTCGCGCAGGCATTCGGCGGCGAAGGGTCGTTCGTCCGCGGGCTCGACGTGTTCGACCTGAACGCGCTCACGAAGAACAATGACATCCTCAAGGCCGCCGATGCGCTCGTGACGGAAACACGCCGCGTCGACCAGTACGGCTTCTTGAAGTCGGAGCTCGACCGCGCCAAGCAGAACATGCTGCGCAACTACGAGCGTGCGTACTCCGAGCGAGACAAGACGCAGTCGGCGCAGATCGTCAGCGAGTACGTCTCCTACTTCCTGGAGCAGGAGCCGGTGCCGGGCATCGAGGCGGAATACGCCATGGTGCAGCAGCTGCTCCCGACGATCAGCCTGCAGGACGTGAACGGGCTGGCCAGCAAGTGGATCACCGACGAAAACCGCGTCGTGATCGCCGAGGCACCGCAAAAGGACGGTATCAAGGTGCCGACGCAGGCGGAGCTGTTGGCGGTGATCGAGCGCGCCAGCAAGACGCCGATCGTCGCGTATACCGAGAACGTCTCAAGCGCCCCACTCGTCGCGAAGCTGCCGGCGCCGGGCAAGATCGTCTCGACGAAACTCGACAAGGACGTGGGCATCACCGAGTGGACGCTGTCGAACGGCGCCCGCGTCCTCATCAAGCCGACCGATTTCAAGGCGGATGAAATCCGCTTCACGGCGTACAGCCCCGGCGGCTCGTCGCTGGTGCCGGACGCCGACCTCATGTCGGCAAGCATGGCGTCGCAGCTCATGTTCGCGAGCGGCGTCGGCTCGTTCAGCCGCGTCGATCTGCAGAAGAAGCTCGCGGGAAAATCCGTCTCCCTGCAGCCCATGATCGCCGGTGCGACGGAAGGCTTCAACGGCACCGCGTCGCCGAAGGATCTGGAAACGCTCATGCAGCTCGCGTATCTCCAGTTCACGGCGCCGCGCCTGGACACCGCCGCGACCACGGCGATGCTCAATCAGCTCAGCGCGATCTTCGCGAACCGCAGCGCCAGCCCGGAAGTGGCGTTCTCAGACACCTTCCAGGTGACGATGCAGAACAACCATCCGCGCGCCAAGCTGCTCAACGCGCAGACGCTTGCCGAAGTGAATCCCCAGCGCGCCTACTCGATCTTCCGCGACCGGTTCGCCGACGCCAGCGGTTTCACGTTCCTCTTCGTCGGCAACGTGGACACCACGGCGCTCAAGCCGCTCGTCACGCAATACCTGGCGACGTTGCCCAGCACGAACCGCAAGGAAACGTGGAAGGACGTGGGCATTCGGCCGCCGACGGGCGTCGTCGAGAAAACCGTGCGCAAAGGCACCGAGCCCAAGTCGCTCACGTACGTGGCGTTCACGGGTCCGATCCAATTCACCGACAAGGAGCGCTTCGATCTGCAGGCGCTCACCGACGTCGTGCGCATGAAGCTCATCGAGGTGCTGCGCGAGCAGATGAGCGGCACCTACTCGCCGAACATCGTGTCGTCGAGCAACAAGGTGCCGGTGCCGCAGTACAACATTGTCGCCATGTTCAGCTCGTCGCCTGAAAACGTCGAGCCGCTCACCAAAGCGCTGTTCACCGTCGTCGATTCGATCCAGAAGCACGGACCGTCGCAGACGGACGTCGACAAGGTGAAGGAGCAAATGATCCGCGCGCACGAGGTCGAGCTCAAGCAGAACGCCTACTGGGTGTCGTCGATCTCGGCCCGCGATCAGAACGGTGAAGACGTGGCCAAGGCGCTCGCGACGTATGAGGCCAATATCAAGAACCTCACCGCGGCCGACATTCAGCGCGCGGCGGCGACGTTCTTCAACATGAAAAACTACGTTCGCGTGGTGCTGGTGCCGGAGACCAAACCGACGCCGTAA
- a CDS encoding GMC family oxidoreductase, whose protein sequence is MQQRPIYDVAIIGSGAGGGMAAYVLTKAGARVVMLEAGHKWFASKDSAMMVPSYATPHRGAAIHGRPFGEFDACDGGWEIDGEPYTRAPGTQFSWWRARMLGGRTNHWGRISLRFGPDDFRGKSVDGLGDDWPIAYEDVKPYYDNVDRLIGLYGSNEGLRNHPDGIFMPPPKPRCHELLVKKAADSLNVTCIPARLSIITKPLPGRQACHYCGQCNRGCQSKSNFSSPDVLIAPALATGKLELITNAMAREVTLGNDGLANGVSYIDKNSGMDEHVRARVVVLAASAMETARLLLNSKSSAFPNGLANSSGIVGKYLTDTTGASVSGHIPAMLDHVPHNHDGVGGMHVYMPWWLDNKKLDFPRGYHIEVWGGPGQPSSGFGGGIQRMNGGGYGKQLKADYRKYYGASVGFDGRGEMIPNEDSYCELDPTTVDRFGIPVLRFHWKFSEHEYNQAKHMQETFRALIVAMGGTPNGSMPTREQGYGLAAGGTIIHELGGARMGSDPTRSVVNGNCQAHDVKNLFVADGSPFVSQADKNPTWTILALSWRTSEFIAQQRKAGAL, encoded by the coding sequence ATGCAACAGCGACCGATCTACGACGTGGCGATCATCGGCTCGGGCGCGGGCGGCGGCATGGCCGCCTACGTGCTCACCAAGGCGGGCGCGCGCGTCGTCATGCTCGAGGCCGGCCACAAATGGTTCGCCTCGAAAGACAGTGCGATGATGGTCCCGAGTTACGCGACCCCGCACCGTGGCGCGGCGATCCACGGCCGCCCCTTCGGCGAGTTCGACGCGTGCGACGGCGGTTGGGAGATCGACGGCGAGCCGTATACCCGCGCCCCCGGCACGCAGTTCAGCTGGTGGCGTGCCCGCATGCTCGGCGGCCGCACCAATCACTGGGGGCGCATCTCGCTTCGCTTCGGGCCCGACGATTTTCGCGGCAAGAGCGTCGACGGACTCGGCGACGACTGGCCGATCGCCTACGAGGACGTCAAGCCGTACTACGACAACGTCGACCGCCTGATCGGCCTCTACGGATCGAACGAAGGGCTGCGCAACCATCCGGACGGCATCTTCATGCCGCCGCCGAAACCGCGGTGCCACGAGCTGCTCGTGAAAAAGGCGGCGGACAGTCTGAACGTCACGTGCATTCCCGCGCGGCTTTCGATCATCACGAAGCCGCTGCCCGGCCGCCAGGCCTGTCACTACTGCGGGCAGTGCAATCGCGGGTGTCAGTCGAAGTCGAATTTCTCGAGCCCCGACGTGCTGATCGCGCCGGCGCTCGCGACGGGCAAATTGGAATTGATCACGAACGCGATGGCTCGCGAAGTCACGCTCGGCAACGACGGACTCGCGAACGGCGTGTCGTACATCGACAAGAACTCGGGGATGGACGAGCACGTACGCGCGCGCGTCGTCGTGCTCGCGGCCAGCGCCATGGAAACGGCGCGCTTGTTATTGAACTCTAAATCATCGGCGTTTCCAAACGGACTGGCGAACTCGAGTGGCATCGTCGGCAAGTATCTCACCGATACGACGGGCGCGAGCGTGTCGGGACACATTCCCGCGATGCTCGACCACGTGCCGCACAATCACGACGGCGTGGGCGGCATGCACGTCTACATGCCCTGGTGGCTGGACAACAAGAAGCTCGATTTCCCGCGCGGCTACCACATCGAAGTGTGGGGCGGCCCCGGTCAGCCGAGCTCCGGGTTCGGCGGCGGCATTCAGCGAATGAACGGCGGCGGCTACGGCAAGCAGCTCAAGGCCGACTATCGCAAGTATTACGGCGCGTCGGTCGGCTTCGACGGACGCGGCGAGATGATTCCGAACGAGGACTCGTACTGCGAGCTCGATCCCACGACCGTTGACCGTTTCGGCATTCCCGTGCTGCGCTTCCACTGGAAGTTCAGCGAACACGAATACAATCAGGCGAAGCACATGCAGGAAACCTTCCGCGCGCTGATCGTCGCGATGGGCGGTACGCCGAACGGTTCCATGCCGACGCGCGAGCAAGGCTACGGCCTCGCGGCGGGCGGCACGATCATTCACGAGCTCGGCGGCGCACGCATGGGTAGTGATCCGACACGATCGGTCGTCAACGGGAATTGCCAGGCGCACGACGTGAAAAACCTGTTCGTCGCGGACGGCAGCCCGTTCGTGTCGCAGGCGGACAAGAATCCCACGTGGACGATTCTCGCGCTGTCCTGGCGCACGAGCGAGTTCATCGCGCAGCAGCGCAAGGCGGGGGCGTTATGA
- a CDS encoding sugar phosphate isomerase/epimerase has protein sequence MAHDRRTFLRTLGAAAAALATTGGPESLLASVVPTEKLGRIGIQLYTVRRQASADLAGVLEAIAKIGYKEVEFADSYRHTAAEARDMLRQNGLTAPSTHVTVEAIQSQPEKTFGDAHTLGVEWLTLRSLPRGNHVTVDDWKHVAVQFNDTATKAKAAGFRLAFHNHTDVIAKAGDVVPIDILMQETDPALVSYELDCYWAVSGGGDPVTLLGRYPGRFRMLHLKDGAPPFTDASQTDVGRGTIEFAPILAHAKGIEHYFVESDSAADPPAFARHSYDYLRNIEF, from the coding sequence ATGGCTCACGACCGACGAACGTTTCTTCGCACACTTGGCGCGGCCGCGGCGGCGCTGGCAACGACGGGCGGCCCAGAATCGCTCCTGGCGAGCGTCGTGCCGACCGAAAAGCTTGGCCGGATCGGCATTCAGTTATATACCGTCCGCCGTCAGGCGAGCGCTGATCTCGCCGGTGTGCTCGAGGCCATAGCCAAGATTGGTTACAAGGAAGTTGAATTCGCGGATAGCTACAGGCACACCGCGGCGGAAGCGCGCGACATGCTGCGGCAGAACGGCCTCACCGCGCCGTCGACGCATGTCACCGTCGAAGCGATTCAATCGCAACCCGAGAAAACCTTTGGCGATGCGCACACACTCGGCGTCGAGTGGCTGACGCTGCGATCGCTGCCGCGCGGCAATCATGTCACCGTCGATGATTGGAAGCACGTCGCGGTGCAGTTCAACGACACGGCGACGAAAGCCAAAGCGGCCGGCTTTCGGCTGGCGTTTCACAATCATACGGACGTCATCGCGAAGGCGGGCGATGTGGTGCCGATCGACATCCTGATGCAGGAGACCGATCCGGCGCTCGTCTCGTACGAGTTGGACTGCTATTGGGCGGTCAGCGGCGGGGGCGATCCTGTCACGCTCCTCGGTCGCTATCCCGGGCGTTTCCGGATGCTCCACCTCAAGGATGGCGCGCCGCCGTTTACCGACGCGTCGCAAACCGACGTCGGCAGGGGCACGATCGAATTCGCGCCGATCCTCGCGCATGCGAAAGGAATCGAGCATTACTTCGTGGAGTCGGACAGCGCGGCCGATCCGCCGGCGTTCGCCCGGCACAGCTATGACTATCTCAGAAATATAGAATTCTAA
- a CDS encoding beta-N-acetylhexosaminidase: protein MRDRVRAFFCAGLLIGAIASSARAQAGDAGTAIIPRPVSLTRHSGAFTLSAHTTIWTDRGDSAVAEHFARTVETASGLVLRVRVGTAASGERIVFARTARRDTTLGAEGYRLDVRPGLVRIDAPTAAGAFYATQTLRQLLPADIYRSAPVAGVPWTIPAVSIADRPRFAWRGMHLDVARHFMPKEFVKKYIDLLALHKMNRFHWHLTDDQGWRIEIKKYPLLTSVGAWRDSTIAGHQPSDTTNAMFDHRRYGGYYTQNDVREIVAYAAERFVTIVPEIEMPGHSQAAIAAYPMLGNSGGAVRPWTMWGVSHDILNPSDSTIRFMQDVLAEVMALFPGAYIHVGGDEASKDQWKSSPRAQARIKELDLKNENELQSWFIRQMDTFLAAHGRRMIGWDEILEGGLAPNAVVMSWRGTAGGIAAAQQGHDVVMAPGQYTYFDHYQARPDSEPLAIGGFLPLDSVYAYEPLPVGLTPEQASHVLGAQGQVWTEYIQGPKNAEYMAFPRACALAEALWTPVARRDLDSFHARLPAHLARLEILDVNYRPYP, encoded by the coding sequence ATGCGAGATCGCGTTCGGGCATTTTTCTGCGCCGGGTTGCTGATCGGCGCTATCGCGTCCTCGGCCCGTGCACAGGCCGGCGATGCGGGCACCGCCATCATTCCGCGGCCCGTTTCGCTGACGCGGCACTCCGGCGCATTCACCCTCTCCGCCCACACGACAATTTGGACCGACCGCGGCGACTCCGCGGTCGCCGAGCATTTCGCTCGCACCGTCGAGACGGCCAGCGGGCTCGTGCTTCGGGTTCGCGTCGGCACCGCGGCGTCGGGCGAGCGCATCGTCTTCGCGCGAACGGCGCGCCGGGACACCACGCTTGGAGCGGAGGGGTATCGACTCGATGTCCGTCCGGGCCTCGTCCGCATCGATGCGCCGACGGCCGCCGGAGCATTCTACGCCACGCAAACACTCCGGCAGCTGCTCCCCGCCGATATCTACCGCTCGGCGCCGGTCGCGGGCGTCCCGTGGACGATACCAGCAGTGTCGATCGCCGATCGCCCACGCTTCGCCTGGCGTGGAATGCATCTCGACGTGGCGCGGCACTTCATGCCAAAGGAGTTCGTGAAGAAGTACATCGACCTCCTGGCGCTTCATAAGATGAACCGCTTCCACTGGCATCTCACCGATGATCAGGGTTGGCGCATCGAGATCAAGAAGTATCCGCTACTCACGAGCGTAGGGGCGTGGCGCGACAGCACGATCGCCGGGCATCAACCCTCCGACACGACGAACGCGATGTTCGATCATCGTCGTTACGGGGGCTATTACACGCAGAATGACGTTCGCGAGATCGTCGCCTATGCTGCCGAGCGATTCGTCACGATCGTGCCCGAGATCGAGATGCCGGGCCACTCGCAGGCGGCGATTGCCGCGTACCCCATGCTCGGCAACAGCGGCGGCGCCGTTCGGCCGTGGACGATGTGGGGCGTGAGCCACGACATCCTGAATCCATCGGACAGCACCATTCGGTTCATGCAGGACGTGCTGGCCGAGGTGATGGCGCTGTTTCCCGGGGCGTACATCCATGTCGGTGGCGACGAGGCATCGAAGGATCAGTGGAAATCCAGCCCGCGCGCTCAGGCACGCATCAAAGAATTAGACTTAAAGAACGAGAATGAGCTCCAGAGCTGGTTCATTCGGCAGATGGATACCTTCCTGGCCGCGCACGGCCGCCGCATGATCGGATGGGATGAGATTCTGGAGGGTGGTTTGGCACCCAACGCCGTCGTCATGTCCTGGCGTGGTACCGCCGGCGGCATCGCCGCCGCGCAGCAAGGCCACGACGTCGTGATGGCGCCCGGGCAATACACGTACTTCGATCACTATCAGGCGCGCCCGGATTCCGAGCCGCTCGCCATCGGCGGATTTCTGCCGCTCGACTCCGTCTATGCGTACGAGCCGCTTCCCGTGGGACTCACGCCCGAGCAGGCATCACACGTCCTTGGTGCGCAGGGTCAGGTGTGGACGGAATACATCCAGGGGCCGAAGAACGCGGAGTACATGGCATTCCCGCGCGCGTGCGCGCTCGCCGAAGCGTTGTGGACTCCCGTGGCGCGGCGCGATCTCGACAGTTTTCACGCGCGACTGCCGGCGCATCTCGCTCGCCTCGAGATTCTTGACGTGAACTACCGGCCGTACCCTTAA
- a CDS encoding aminopeptidase P N-terminal domain-containing protein has product MQRFVVLLSFAASAVAAQVPESEFAARRDSLAKRVDSGVVVAFGGRTPVNDFGTFFQLPAFHYLTNYDDPDAALVMVVRRGKPSSTLFITPADPRRAFYYGWRPDSATVRRTHNVGARSFTVLQGYADSLAAAGYPFYTLDDFEDADFAVPDSLTRGKIFMRYLVARHAGLSVKNAHPYVDQMRAKKSAAEIALLKRAAEISSEGHRAAMTAPVPQHEYELQAVLEYTFLKLGATRPAYGSIVGSGVNGTQLHYMKDRAPTKPGDLVVIDAAAEYEGYAADITRTLPISGTFTPEQRAIYQIVRDAQAAAERNSKPGKLASAAQDSSVAVRARGLAALGLIESVDATYDPPYTANCTTQPQSCKQSNFWMIHGISHGLGLAVHDPAQFYFGDRVYEPGDVFTIEPGIYVSSRMLEALPDTPKNRAFIAKVRPMVAKYENTGVRIEDDYVITPTGLERITNAPREIAEIEALMKKRARTIP; this is encoded by the coding sequence ATGCAACGGTTCGTTGTTCTTCTTTCATTCGCGGCGTCAGCTGTTGCCGCTCAAGTTCCGGAAAGCGAGTTCGCCGCGCGCCGCGATTCGCTCGCCAAACGCGTCGATAGCGGAGTCGTCGTCGCCTTCGGCGGACGAACGCCGGTCAACGATTTCGGCACGTTCTTCCAGTTGCCGGCGTTTCACTACCTCACGAATTACGACGATCCCGACGCCGCGCTCGTCATGGTCGTGCGTCGTGGGAAACCGTCGTCGACGCTGTTCATCACACCGGCCGATCCGCGGCGCGCGTTCTATTATGGCTGGCGGCCCGACTCCGCCACGGTCCGCCGCACGCACAACGTCGGCGCCCGATCGTTCACGGTACTGCAAGGCTACGCCGATTCACTCGCCGCCGCCGGCTATCCGTTCTACACGCTCGACGATTTCGAGGACGCCGACTTCGCCGTTCCCGACTCGTTGACGCGCGGCAAGATCTTCATGCGGTATCTCGTCGCGCGGCACGCGGGACTTTCGGTGAAGAACGCGCATCCGTACGTCGATCAGATGCGCGCGAAGAAGAGCGCCGCCGAGATCGCACTGCTCAAGCGCGCTGCCGAGATCAGCAGCGAGGGGCATCGCGCGGCGATGACCGCGCCGGTGCCGCAGCACGAGTACGAATTGCAAGCCGTGCTCGAGTACACGTTCCTCAAGCTCGGCGCAACGCGGCCGGCATATGGCTCGATCGTCGGTTCAGGCGTGAACGGAACGCAACTGCACTACATGAAGGATCGCGCGCCGACGAAGCCTGGTGATCTGGTCGTGATCGACGCCGCGGCTGAGTACGAAGGTTACGCGGCGGACATCACGCGCACGCTGCCGATCAGTGGAACCTTCACGCCCGAGCAGCGCGCCATTTACCAGATCGTGCGCGACGCGCAGGCCGCGGCCGAGCGCAACTCGAAGCCCGGGAAACTGGCGTCGGCCGCCCAGGATTCATCGGTCGCCGTACGCGCGCGCGGCCTCGCGGCACTCGGTCTCATCGAGAGCGTCGACGCCACGTACGATCCGCCGTACACCGCGAACTGCACGACGCAGCCGCAGTCGTGCAAGCAATCGAACTTCTGGATGATCCACGGCATCAGTCACGGGCTTGGACTGGCCGTGCACGATCCCGCGCAATTCTATTTCGGCGATCGTGTGTACGAACCAGGCGACGTCTTCACGATCGAGCCCGGCATCTACGTCAGCTCGCGCATGCTCGAGGCTCTGCCGGATACGCCGAAGAATCGCGCGTTCATCGCCAAGGTGCGTCCGATGGTCGCCAAGTATGAAAACACCGGCGTCCGCATCGAAGACGACTACGTCATCACGCCAACGGGTCTCGAGCGCATCACCAACGCACCACGCGAGATCGCCGAGATCGAAGCGTTGATGAAAAAACGCGCGCGCACGATTCCTTAA
- a CDS encoding gluconate 2-dehydrogenase subunit 3 family protein, with translation MSDRRSAMGDGRDDKPISRRRVLAILGTVPVAAAVGQVPQTQTPVNPPATSHNPATTAVVGAPRAPRFFTEHEWKTLRVLVDYIIPRDERSGSATDAKVPEYIDFLLSEKDANVNEQVQMHGGLAWIDTESIKRFGKTFIQANDGQRRQILDDIAYPQKATPAMRYGVAFFNHLRDRTASGFFSSSMGWQDVKYIGNVFNPHYDGCPPAALEKLGVSYDLMQTRVSPQEK, from the coding sequence ATGAGTGATCGGCGATCGGCGATGGGCGATGGGCGTGACGACAAACCGATTTCACGGCGTCGCGTGCTCGCCATTCTTGGGACAGTCCCGGTCGCAGCAGCCGTGGGACAAGTTCCGCAAACACAAACCCCCGTCAATCCGCCGGCGACGTCGCACAATCCGGCGACGACGGCCGTCGTGGGGGCGCCCCGCGCGCCGCGATTCTTCACCGAACACGAATGGAAGACGTTGCGCGTGCTCGTCGACTACATCATCCCGCGTGATGAACGGTCCGGCAGCGCGACCGACGCCAAAGTCCCCGAGTACATCGATTTCCTGCTCTCCGAAAAAGACGCGAACGTCAACGAGCAGGTGCAAATGCACGGCGGCTTGGCGTGGATCGACACCGAATCGATCAAGCGCTTCGGCAAGACGTTCATCCAGGCGAACGACGGCCAGCGCCGACAGATACTGGACGACATCGCCTATCCCCAGAAAGCGACGCCCGCCATGCGCTACGGTGTGGCGTTCTTCAACCACCTTCGCGATCGCACGGCGTCAGGCTTCTTTTCCAGCTCGATGGGCTGGCAGGACGTCAAGTACATCGGGAATGTGTTCAATCCTCACTACGATGGATGTCCGCCGGCCGCGCTCGAAAAGCTCGGCGTGAGCTATGACCTCATGCAGACGCGCGTTAGTCCACAGGAGAAATGA